CGGTCAGCTGAAACAAGAGTGAGCTACGAACCGTGCTCAAGCGTAGAAGTCATAGTCTCCAACACTGAGATGCACAACTGCTCGAGAGAGCTGATTAAAGCTTCTCCTTACCAAACCTTCTTCCCAAGCATCTCATGTCGACGCTGAGCATGACAAGACACGGGGGCTGTATCTGCTCTATGAAGGTGTGTGCCAGCTGCGCTCTTTTTGTCTGTTCCTTTACCTGAAAGGCCCACAAGACACAGGAAGGTGCCCCAAGGCAGCAAGAGACGACGAAGCTTGTCGCGCGCGCACGCCCATATGCGGggtgaaaaagagcgaaCGAACAAACAACGAACAACGAAGGACACGCAGAGTAATCGGGGCATGGGCAGACGCACAGTGCGgcaaaaggaagagaagtcCATGTCGGAGAGCGGTGGGAGGATGCGCAGGCCCACGGgtgcctgctgccgctggtgttTTTCGTTTCCCTCGCTTGTGCTCGTACACGccaggaaggagagaaatgCCCCCCAAAAGAAGTGCCCTTTAGGTGACTGTCGAGCAGGGacaaggaggaaggaggggggggacggggTGACAGGAGGAGTGAAAAGCAGACATTCTGGCAGTGGCATGTTGAATAGAGGCTACCCAGACAAGGCAGTCCACTCCCTACCCCGGAAAAAatgtacacacgcgcatctACGCAACACAGTCGTGGAGCTTTAGAGAACTAAacacagaagaagagaacaaagaaaTAGCGCCAAGAGCGGTGGAAGAGGGTGACACAGTGTCACAGCAACAGTGAGGCACCGGCGTTGGTAAGGGAGCACGACTAgtctcttcttcacccctTTCTTATTCACGCCTTTCGCtgctctttgtttttttttttcacttcGAACAAGGGCGAAAGCTCCCCGGGAGAGtgtggggagagaaagaccGAAGCgggtcagagagagagagagagctcaGTAAAGGGTGCTTTACAAACAAGAACAGAAATTAGTTGAGCAATGCATGGTAGCAGACGCAGATAGGGGTGGTGGGTGTAGTGGGGGAAATCATACTACACAGTGTCGCACTCAACATACACAAGTGCAAGCATGCGCACATAGAGTATCCCCATAGATGGGTCTCGATGCACTTTCATTCGAAAGAGTCTCTCtacccctccttcccccggCCCGCCACCTCGCCTCGTGCTTTTTTgctgagagaaagaaaaaaagaagcgcacTTGCCTGTTCTTCACAGTGCGGGCGTACGCTTCGCAAGAGGAGCCGTCATGGTAGGCATGCGCACTAGAGCATGACGCAGCACTTCAGTCCATCCGCTTTCTTCGTCGGCATAGCGGCAGTCGTCACCAgtgccgcctctgcgcctGATGAACGATTGCCACCTGCAaaaacaccaccacctctggcgtTTAGCTCCGCACTGGAGTACACCTGCTGCTTTGAGTTGCGCTCCTTGAGTCCGTTGTAGCGTGCGCCACCGTTcgcgtcggcgccgcctctgTAGTGAAGATGAGGTTCATTGTTGACCGCCTTATcctgaggaggtgcgccttcggttgcagctgcagagacAGTAGGCTGGAGAGGACGAACCGGCGTCTGCGCTGCGGGGctcgaggcagcgctgccaccgccggcacGTTGCAACGGAGTGGCCGGTGATACAGCTACTGAGGAGCTCTTGGCAAACCGCCTGCGCCACAACGTCGGTGTTGAGTGGCGCTTTGACAGCTGCACGTCCGCGTCAACCGTCATTGGCGTTTGTGTTTGCTCAGCGGTGTTTTGCCTATCGCACAGGCTCCCATGGGGTTGAAAAGCTGCCTCACCGGTCAAACCGACGCCTGTGCGCTTTAAGGAGCTATCGCActcgccgacggcggcggcgctccgGCGCTGTTCCGGCGCCTGCGCGCGTTCcccctctgctgcagctgttgtaAGTGGCGGGGACGGTGGAGTCTCGTACCCCCGTTTCGTGAAGTCTCCTCGCCACTGCTTCAGATGTTGTCTTGAGTCCTCCGGCTGCGCGGACGT
This DNA window, taken from Leishmania panamensis strain MHOM/PA/94/PSC-1 chromosome 34 sequence, encodes the following:
- a CDS encoding hypothetical protein (TriTrypDB/GeneDB-style sysID: LpmP.34.1480), which encodes MAPVNVQRVYSVFHLFAVDTADAHAGAAAAQDAIRESYIPVCFLAAAAREIGYYPTSSAVSQFTKTVPSAAAGAVTFAAFLQFCENVAHTNQPGRSAIYKLVDDIDPRGSGMISHRELLLVLTSGSATITDGEVDAAMKLLDPTNCGYVQLADLAALLIDSCERQQQPEKQQQRCSAARDSHSRQTSAQPEDSRQHLKQWRGDFTKRGYETPPSPPLTTAAAEGERAQAPEQRRSAAAVGECDSSLKRTGVGLTGEAAFQPHGSLCDRQNTAEQTQTPMTVDADVQLSKRHSTPTLWRRRFAKSSSVAVSPATPLQRAGGGSAASSPAAQTPVRPLQPTVSAAATEGAPPQDKAVNNEPHLHYRGGADANGGARYNGLKERNSKQQVYSSAELNARGGGVFAGGNRSSGAEAALVTTAAMPTKKADGLKCCVML